A genomic stretch from Bacillus sp. E(2018) includes:
- a CDS encoding amylo-alpha-1,6-glucosidase translates to MNYRVIKENDLFFLTDDKGNIPKENDYGLGLYTKDTRFLSKFDIRINGQDPILLSSSADENYEAKILLTNPHMEENGELILWRESIEIERKRLIYDGVLYETLQLKNYYPKPVNFEISVHVDADFTDMFIIRGFQYGEIGTRTGEEVTENSLKYTYKGADDVERATKVQWDREAKTVNKDGTIAFEFQLNHGEVERVTFSVTPEINGKSGTVMDPEKALQLLKTSYTYWERDTTKVQTDYKPLQRLVDRGIMDLRVLLTDIGHGAFPVAGLPWFGVPFGRDSLIAALQMLAFNPEIAKGTLLTMASQQGTKVDPWRDEQPGKIMHEIRYGELASTNQVPFTPYYGTIDATPLFLVLLSEYTKWTGDLSLAEQLKSNVDAALNWIDEYGDRDGDGFVEYHQESSKGIANQGWKDSGDSIVHRNGNYADTPIALSEVQGYVYQAKIGIAAIFDVLGRVDEANKLRLDAEKLKKRYDEKFWMEDQEFHAIALDKDKQQVGTLTTNPGHVLFAEMLDDHKASKVIEKLVSPQFFSGYGIRTMAEGEAGYNPMSYHDGSIWPHDNSMILLGMSKVEHQSDANTVISGLIAAASHFEYDRLPELFCGYDSKAGRAVKYPVACSPQAWAAGTPLVFIQTILGLFPDSLNKVIYLSPELLKEMKELKVDRIKIGEGHLSVHVQREEEETTVEIKENTTGYEVIQK, encoded by the coding sequence ATGAACTATCGTGTAATAAAAGAAAACGATCTATTTTTTTTAACAGATGACAAAGGGAATATTCCTAAAGAGAACGATTATGGACTCGGATTGTATACAAAAGATACCCGGTTTCTTAGCAAGTTCGATATCAGAATAAACGGTCAAGATCCTATTCTTCTATCTTCATCTGCAGATGAGAATTATGAAGCAAAGATCTTGCTGACTAACCCTCACATGGAAGAAAACGGAGAACTCATTCTGTGGAGGGAATCTATTGAGATTGAAAGAAAGCGCTTAATTTATGATGGCGTTTTGTATGAGACACTTCAGCTGAAAAACTATTATCCAAAACCAGTCAATTTTGAAATAAGTGTTCATGTTGACGCTGATTTTACAGATATGTTCATTATTCGAGGTTTTCAATATGGTGAGATTGGAACAAGGACAGGCGAAGAAGTTACAGAAAACTCGTTAAAATACACCTATAAAGGAGCAGACGATGTTGAACGGGCAACAAAAGTGCAATGGGATCGAGAGGCAAAGACGGTAAATAAAGATGGTACGATCGCTTTTGAATTTCAATTGAATCATGGGGAGGTAGAGAGAGTTACATTCTCTGTGACACCTGAAATTAACGGAAAGTCAGGAACAGTCATGGATCCTGAGAAAGCACTTCAACTTTTAAAGACTTCTTATACATATTGGGAAAGAGATACAACAAAAGTACAAACAGACTACAAACCACTTCAAAGACTTGTCGACAGAGGCATTATGGATCTTCGCGTATTGTTAACGGACATTGGACATGGAGCGTTCCCAGTAGCAGGATTACCTTGGTTTGGTGTTCCTTTTGGAAGAGACAGTTTGATCGCAGCGCTTCAGATGCTTGCTTTTAATCCTGAAATAGCAAAAGGTACTTTATTAACTATGGCTTCTCAACAAGGTACGAAAGTAGATCCTTGGCGTGATGAACAACCTGGCAAGATCATGCACGAGATTCGATACGGAGAACTGGCTTCTACAAACCAAGTACCTTTTACACCTTATTACGGAACGATCGATGCAACACCTCTGTTTTTGGTCCTTTTATCTGAATATACAAAATGGACAGGTGATTTATCGTTGGCAGAGCAGCTGAAGTCGAATGTAGATGCAGCACTAAACTGGATCGATGAATATGGTGATCGTGATGGTGATGGATTCGTAGAATATCATCAAGAATCAAGTAAAGGGATCGCGAACCAGGGCTGGAAGGATTCTGGTGATTCGATCGTACATCGAAACGGAAATTATGCAGATACACCGATAGCTCTATCTGAGGTTCAAGGATATGTTTATCAAGCCAAAATCGGTATCGCAGCTATTTTTGATGTACTTGGTAGAGTAGATGAAGCTAATAAACTTCGTCTTGATGCAGAAAAGCTAAAGAAACGGTATGACGAAAAGTTTTGGATGGAAGATCAGGAGTTTCATGCCATTGCATTAGATAAAGATAAACAGCAGGTAGGGACTTTAACGACCAATCCTGGACATGTTCTTTTTGCAGAGATGCTGGATGATCATAAGGCAAGTAAGGTGATAGAAAAACTTGTTTCTCCACAATTTTTCTCAGGTTACGGTATTCGCACGATGGCAGAAGGAGAAGCGGGGTATAACCCGATGAGTTATCACGATGGTAGCATATGGCCGCATGACAACAGTATGATCCTGCTTGGCATGAGTAAAGTAGAACACCAGAGTGATGCAAACACGGTGATCTCTGGATTGATAGCTGCCGCGAGTCACTTTGAATATGACAGACTGCCTGAGCTTTTCTGTGGATATGATTCTAAAGCAGGAAGAGCAGTGAAATACCCCGTAGCATGTTCACCTCAAGCTTGGGCTGCAGGGACACCACTAGTCTTCATCCAAACCATTCTTGGATTATTTCCTGATAGTTTAAACAAAGTCATCTATCTCTCTCCAGAACTGTTGAAAGAGATGAAAGAACTAAAAGTTGACCGAATTAAAATTGGAGAAGGACATCTTTCCGTTCATGTTCAACGTGAAGAAGAAGAAACGACCGTAGAGATAAAAGAAAATACGACTGGATATGAAGTGATTCAAAAATAG
- a CDS encoding LacI family DNA-binding transcriptional regulator, whose amino-acid sequence MATIRDVAKKAGVSVTTVSRALNGYSDVNEKTREKIKRIARELNYSPSLLARSLVMKKTKTIGLLVSGLRIEGSKDNFTFEVLCGVNDCAGELGYELVLISTDSKKQQEKTYNQLCKERKVEGVILQGIKTDDPYLDEVLKSDIPCILIDIPIESDSVGYVTTDNKDGAQTAVQHLADLGHKHIAMVNGHSQAFVSRERLAGYQAALMKNEIPFNEGYVVNGAFLEETAEQETTKLLQAHPEISALFCASDLMAMGAIRAAKKMGRTLPKDLSVVGFDNIILSAYSTPSLSTIAQNRYQLGFEATKLLTNLLEGKEVEKNKVLQTTFIKRESSIENHK is encoded by the coding sequence ATGGCTACGATAAGAGATGTTGCAAAAAAAGCAGGAGTATCTGTAACAACGGTTTCCAGAGCGTTGAACGGCTACTCAGATGTAAATGAAAAAACAAGAGAGAAAATAAAGAGAATTGCTCGAGAACTCAATTATAGTCCTAGTTTACTAGCACGAAGCCTCGTGATGAAAAAAACAAAAACCATTGGATTGCTCGTATCTGGACTTCGAATTGAAGGAAGTAAAGATAATTTTACATTTGAAGTACTTTGCGGTGTAAATGACTGTGCTGGCGAACTAGGATATGAACTGGTATTAATCAGTACTGATTCTAAGAAACAGCAGGAAAAAACATATAACCAGTTATGCAAGGAAAGAAAAGTAGAAGGTGTGATCTTACAAGGTATTAAAACAGATGATCCGTACTTAGACGAAGTATTAAAAAGTGATATTCCTTGTATTCTTATTGATATTCCGATTGAAAGTGATTCTGTTGGCTATGTAACGACCGACAATAAAGACGGTGCACAAACAGCTGTTCAGCATCTAGCAGATCTGGGGCATAAACACATTGCGATGGTTAACGGGCACAGTCAAGCATTTGTCAGCAGGGAACGATTAGCAGGCTACCAAGCAGCTTTGATGAAAAATGAAATTCCTTTCAACGAAGGTTATGTAGTAAACGGAGCCTTTTTGGAGGAAACAGCAGAGCAGGAAACAACCAAACTATTACAAGCACATCCTGAGATTTCTGCATTGTTTTGTGCAAGTGATCTAATGGCGATGGGGGCAATAAGAGCCGCCAAAAAGATGGGTAGAACACTTCCAAAAGATCTATCTGTTGTCGGATTTGATAACATTATTTTATCTGCTTATTCAACACCATCATTATCGACAATTGCACAGAATCGGTATCAGTTAGGCTTTGAAGCGACAAAACTTCTAACAAATTTGTTAGAAGGAAAAGAAGTAGAAAAGAATAAAGTACTGCAAACGACATTTATAAAAAGAGAATCATCAATTGAAAACCACAAATAG
- a CDS encoding lipopolysaccharide assembly protein LapA domain-containing protein produces the protein MKMQLYLLFGFIFALIIATFAVINVGDVEINYLFGTANWPLVLVILGSAVIGGLSVGLFGLIKVIQLQRQVKKLHQIHNEKESWKEERVADHSSEPVAPTEEVPHEKVEENK, from the coding sequence ATGAAAATGCAATTGTATCTGTTATTTGGTTTTATCTTTGCACTAATCATAGCAACATTCGCCGTTATAAATGTTGGTGATGTAGAAATCAACTACCTCTTTGGAACTGCCAACTGGCCATTAGTACTCGTCATTTTAGGATCAGCCGTAATTGGTGGCCTATCGGTGGGACTCTTTGGATTGATCAAGGTGATTCAACTGCAGCGACAAGTGAAAAAGCTGCACCAGATTCATAATGAAAAAGAATCTTGGAAAGAAGAACGTGTTGCTGATCATTCTTCTGAACCTGTAGCTCCAACAGAAGAAGTTCCTCATGAAAAAGTAGAAGAAAACAAGTAG
- a CDS encoding haloacid dehalogenase type II, which translates to MTIKAYVYDAYGTLFDVHSVTEKAELHFKDHGKAISVEWRKKQVEYFMLHQLTGTYIPFSEITRNALLYTLKKFSLQCNEEALVSLMEAYLELQVYEEVPETLHKIQQNNVKQVIFSNGTYKMLKPLVEKRELTDVIDLLSIEDVEQYKPAPAAYQYVQDALAVNREEILFMSSNFWDITGAATYGFKTAWINRGNQPLDVLGVTPHYIFASLNDLLKEKELHP; encoded by the coding sequence GTGACGATTAAAGCTTATGTTTATGACGCATATGGAACACTTTTTGACGTACATTCCGTTACAGAAAAAGCCGAACTTCATTTTAAAGATCATGGTAAAGCGATTAGTGTGGAGTGGCGAAAAAAACAAGTAGAGTACTTTATGCTTCACCAGCTAACTGGAACATACATTCCATTTTCCGAAATCACTCGCAATGCTCTTTTATATACTTTAAAAAAATTCTCTCTACAATGCAACGAAGAAGCACTTGTTTCATTAATGGAGGCTTATCTAGAGCTCCAAGTCTATGAAGAAGTTCCCGAAACTCTTCATAAAATTCAACAAAATAATGTAAAGCAGGTTATTTTTTCTAATGGAACTTATAAAATGCTAAAGCCATTAGTTGAGAAAAGAGAACTAACTGATGTTATCGATCTACTTTCGATTGAGGATGTTGAACAGTATAAACCCGCACCTGCTGCCTATCAGTATGTTCAGGATGCTTTAGCGGTAAACCGGGAAGAAATTTTATTCATGAGTTCTAACTTTTGGGACATCACCGGTGCAGCAACATATGGATTCAAGACCGCATGGATCAATCGTGGAAATCAGCCGCTAGATGTTCTAGGTGTTACACCTCATTATATATTTGCCTCCCTTAATGATTTGTTGAAAGAAAAAGAGCTGCACCCATAA
- a CDS encoding GTP-binding protein, producing the protein MKKKANVIILAGFLGSGKTTLLKQLLAYEKEHKHKTAVLMNEIGKVSIDSDSVPEDVPLKELLNGCICCSLSDQLEKQLWGLCKENELNTLIIEATGVAHPIDVLDACLSPYLIDDLQISGIISIMDAPRWLNRENMNVQARMLMLEQIKHADYIVWNKTSGLTAKEKMQLTVDATRLNEGTPFVLTDFAKVELSQLFSLSVKKRSDHQSVSADKLKVKTFIYSFKGPVNKELFENWLRNVPSSIYRIKGYMQFENQIYLFQYSYGLPTYEKELMKMPLRLVFIGEDLDPDQLTRGLSEVEVGSK; encoded by the coding sequence ATGAAAAAGAAAGCGAATGTAATAATTCTTGCTGGATTTTTAGGAAGCGGAAAAACGACGTTGCTCAAACAGTTGTTAGCTTATGAAAAAGAACATAAACATAAAACAGCTGTATTGATGAATGAGATCGGAAAAGTATCAATCGATTCTGATTCTGTCCCAGAAGATGTTCCGCTTAAAGAGCTCCTCAACGGCTGTATATGCTGTTCATTATCTGATCAGCTTGAAAAACAGCTTTGGGGACTATGTAAAGAGAATGAACTGAATACATTAATTATCGAAGCAACAGGTGTCGCTCATCCGATTGATGTTCTTGATGCCTGTTTGTCACCTTATCTAATAGACGACTTACAGATCTCAGGTATTATTTCAATCATGGACGCACCTCGATGGCTGAACCGAGAGAACATGAATGTTCAGGCGAGGATGCTCATGCTTGAGCAGATAAAGCACGCAGACTATATCGTGTGGAACAAAACAAGCGGATTGACGGCGAAAGAGAAGATGCAGCTTACGGTTGACGCAACCAGGTTGAATGAAGGCACTCCATTTGTGTTAACAGATTTTGCAAAGGTAGAGCTGTCTCAACTTTTTTCACTTTCCGTAAAAAAGCGATCAGATCACCAGTCTGTTTCCGCAGATAAATTGAAAGTCAAAACTTTTATATACTCGTTTAAAGGGCCTGTCAATAAAGAGTTGTTTGAAAACTGGCTACGAAATGTACCTTCATCGATCTATAGGATCAAAGGGTATATGCAGTTTGAAAATCAAATTTATCTTTTTCAATACTCATATGGTTTGCCTACTTACGAAAAAGAATTGATGAAGATGCCACTAAGACTTGTTTTTATTGGAGAAGACCTTGATCCTGATCAGTTAACACGAGGGCTGAGTGAAGTTGAAGTAGGAAGTAAATAG
- a CDS encoding thioredoxin family protein, with protein MMTDLNTWFDKGMTRYAYIHSMKTHKENLLTIYNSFVLPEPMKDALQGIQKNRLRAIVITEDWCGDAMLNLPVFMRMADEALIDIRFILRDQHPELMDRYLTAKAKSIPIIIFIDEKGKEVVKWGPRAPKLQQIVEERKKKIPSKEDPRYEKAFKLFADRISSLFTTDHALWEEVSLDIIKKLLAKLNVNSL; from the coding sequence ATGATGACTGACCTCAATACATGGTTTGATAAAGGCATGACGCGCTATGCATATATACATTCAATGAAAACACACAAGGAAAACTTGCTGACGATATATAATTCATTCGTGCTACCTGAACCTATGAAAGATGCGTTGCAAGGCATCCAAAAAAACCGGTTGAGAGCAATCGTGATTACCGAAGATTGGTGTGGTGATGCGATGTTAAATCTTCCTGTTTTTATGCGCATGGCAGATGAAGCACTTATTGATATTCGCTTTATCTTACGCGACCAGCATCCGGAATTAATGGATCGCTACTTAACAGCAAAAGCAAAATCTATTCCAATCATCATCTTTATTGATGAAAAGGGAAAAGAAGTTGTAAAGTGGGGACCACGTGCTCCGAAATTACAGCAAATTGTTGAAGAACGTAAAAAGAAGATACCTTCAAAAGAAGACCCACGTTACGAAAAAGCATTCAAGCTATTTGCTGATCGAATTTCAAGTTTGTTTACGACAGATCATGCTCTTTGGGAAGAAGTAAGTCTTGATATCATAAAAAAATTATTAGCTAAACTTAATGTTAACAGCCTGTAA
- a CDS encoding cupin domain-containing protein — translation MVMKMLSEDVKTLFFTDDGTIPNHPSWPVLLYVGKLKEPQDALDVFEQNGWTNGWKNGVFDYHHYHSNTHEVLGVINGEAVLLLGGEDGVSVTVSKGDVIVLPAGTGHKCIGCSTDFKVAGAYPNGMNHNLKKGEPDDRPAVLDDIMLVPLPDRDPLFGSDGPLLELWKS, via the coding sequence ATGGTTATGAAGATGCTGAGCGAAGATGTTAAAACTTTATTTTTTACAGACGATGGGACGATTCCGAATCATCCTTCCTGGCCCGTTTTGTTGTACGTAGGAAAATTAAAAGAACCGCAAGATGCATTAGACGTTTTTGAACAAAACGGCTGGACTAATGGGTGGAAGAACGGTGTATTTGATTATCATCATTATCATAGCAATACCCATGAAGTTCTAGGTGTAATAAACGGTGAGGCGGTTCTCCTTCTTGGAGGAGAGGATGGCGTTTCTGTTACTGTTTCAAAAGGAGATGTTATCGTGCTCCCAGCCGGTACCGGACATAAATGTATAGGGTGCAGTACTGATTTCAAAGTAGCTGGAGCTTATCCGAATGGAATGAATCACAACCTTAAAAAAGGGGAACCTGATGATCGACCAGCTGTACTAGATGATATCATGCTCGTTCCATTACCAGACAGGGACCCTCTCTTTGGAAGTGATGGCCCGCTGTTGGAGTTGTGGAAAAGTTAA
- a CDS encoding MBL fold metallo-hydrolase, with amino-acid sequence MLGLGILLVIVTIVLMFIIFHPVFGNKPSKQELNKYRTVKNYDEGVFTNQIQTEMTTDLRSMLPVLKEFLKRNPNRQPKNALPIKSFQLNENTNEETRVTWFGHSALLIEMDGKRILIDPMFGSSPSPVPWFGNKRYSKELPFNINEFPIVDLVVLSHDHYDHLDYGTIKQLKHKVKQFAVPLGVAGHLKRWGVEPDRIKECNWWDEIQPSGISMICTPARHFSGRSLTDRNSTLWCSWIIQGKDSNIYFSGDSGYGPHFKEIGERYGPFDLSLMECGQYHEKWAAIHMMPEETVQAHLDVRGKVMIPIHWGAFTLSLHNWKDPVERAVNAATERNVEICTPQIGETITLGSESLPALKWWREKKNI; translated from the coding sequence ATGCTTGGATTAGGCATTCTACTTGTAATCGTAACAATTGTACTTATGTTCATCATATTTCATCCTGTTTTTGGAAATAAGCCTTCAAAACAAGAGTTAAACAAGTATCGCACAGTTAAAAACTATGATGAAGGTGTTTTTACTAATCAAATCCAAACAGAGATGACAACTGATCTACGCTCAATGCTCCCGGTATTAAAGGAATTCTTAAAAAGAAATCCAAATCGTCAGCCTAAGAACGCCCTACCTATAAAATCATTTCAACTAAATGAAAATACAAACGAAGAAACAAGGGTAACGTGGTTCGGTCATTCAGCCTTGTTGATTGAAATGGACGGGAAACGTATACTCATCGACCCAATGTTCGGCTCCTCCCCATCACCAGTTCCTTGGTTTGGCAACAAACGTTATAGCAAAGAACTGCCTTTTAATATAAACGAGTTTCCCATAGTGGATTTAGTGGTTTTGTCACATGATCATTATGACCATCTGGATTATGGAACCATCAAACAACTCAAACATAAAGTGAAACAATTTGCAGTGCCCTTGGGTGTTGCTGGACATCTAAAGCGTTGGGGAGTGGAACCAGACCGCATAAAAGAATGTAACTGGTGGGACGAGATACAACCTTCAGGCATTTCAATGATCTGTACGCCTGCACGACACTTTTCAGGAAGAAGCTTAACAGATCGAAATTCTACCCTTTGGTGTTCTTGGATTATACAAGGAAAGGATTCCAACATTTATTTTAGTGGTGACAGTGGATATGGGCCACACTTTAAAGAGATTGGGGAACGATATGGACCTTTTGATCTCTCTTTGATGGAATGTGGACAATATCATGAGAAGTGGGCTGCGATACACATGATGCCTGAAGAAACCGTACAAGCTCATCTTGATGTAAGAGGCAAAGTCATGATTCCGATTCATTGGGGTGCTTTTACACTTTCTCTGCACAATTGGAAAGACCCAGTTGAAAGGGCTGTAAATGCAGCAACAGAACGAAATGTAGAAATATGTACCCCTCAGATTGGTGAGACCATAACACTTGGCTCAGAATCATTACCTGCATTGAAGTGGTGGAGAGAGAAAAAGAATATATAA
- a CDS encoding S8 family peptidase produces MSEVCLIPFVLEEVIEESKEEIPYGVEMINAPAFWRDGEKGQSVVVAVLDTGCDTSHPELAERVIGGRNFVDGNEDDYQDAHYHGTHVAGTIAATLNNAGVAGVAPDVKLLICRVLGKDGGGSYQGIIDAIDYSVKWRGENGERVRVISMSLGGPTDVPELHEAIQRAVLEDVLVVCAAGNEGDNKENTNEHAYPGAYKEVVQVGAVDAKMKLAPFSNTNDEIDLVAPGVDVVSTYPGNKYARLSGTSMATPHVSGAAALLIEREEKLFGRELSEAEVYAQLVKNTLSIGLTKKAEGNGLLVLNAQEKAVCDQENLRAMRTPIETAAAKESES; encoded by the coding sequence ATGAGTGAAGTCTGTTTGATCCCGTTCGTCTTAGAAGAAGTAATAGAAGAATCAAAAGAGGAAATTCCATACGGAGTCGAGATGATCAATGCACCTGCGTTTTGGCGTGATGGTGAAAAAGGACAGAGTGTAGTTGTTGCCGTACTAGATACTGGGTGTGACACAAGCCATCCGGAGCTTGCCGAAAGAGTCATTGGTGGACGGAATTTTGTTGATGGGAATGAAGATGATTACCAAGATGCCCATTATCATGGTACACATGTGGCAGGTACGATTGCAGCTACATTAAACAATGCTGGTGTAGCTGGTGTGGCACCAGATGTGAAACTCTTGATCTGCAGAGTTCTTGGTAAAGATGGCGGTGGATCGTACCAAGGAATTATTGATGCTATTGACTACTCCGTTAAATGGAGAGGGGAAAATGGCGAGAGAGTGCGTGTGATCTCGATGTCACTTGGTGGACCGACAGATGTACCTGAGCTACATGAAGCGATTCAAAGAGCCGTATTGGAAGATGTGCTTGTAGTCTGTGCAGCAGGTAACGAAGGGGATAATAAGGAAAATACGAATGAACATGCTTATCCTGGCGCGTATAAAGAGGTCGTTCAAGTAGGTGCAGTGGATGCTAAAATGAAACTTGCTCCGTTTTCAAACACCAATGATGAGATTGACCTGGTTGCTCCGGGCGTTGATGTTGTTTCTACTTATCCAGGTAATAAATATGCAAGGTTATCTGGAACTTCTATGGCGACGCCTCATGTATCGGGAGCAGCTGCATTACTGATTGAACGAGAAGAAAAATTGTTTGGTCGTGAACTTTCAGAAGCAGAGGTCTATGCTCAATTGGTAAAAAATACGTTAAGTATCGGACTAACAAAGAAAGCAGAAGGAAATGGTTTGTTAGTATTAAATGCACAAGAAAAAGCAGTTTGCGATCAGGAGAATTTAAGAGCGATGAGAACTCCTATTGAAACGGCTGCAGCGAAAGAGTCAGAATCATAA
- a CDS encoding S8 family peptidase codes for MIKKIATMAAVLPLVVSLATPAAAAKSTEVKASVTPQEIIVKFKDSVSESKVKSLAVKGKDEVKEKGSKFHVIKVKDGNVDAAIAEYEASGDVEYAEPNYTYHASWTPNDTYFSNGVQYAPQKVSAQSAWDITRGSSTTKIAIIDTGVDYNHPDLAGKVIKGYDYVSDDWDPMDQNDHGTHAAGIAAAATNNARGIAGMAPNVSIYAVRVLDANGSGSLDDVANGIYHAVDNGAKVVSLSLGGPGSATSLQNAVNYAVSKGVVVVAAAGNENTSAPSYPAYYSGAIAVAATDRNDLRASFSNYGSWVDVAAPGVDIASTVRNGGYAYMSGTSMACPLVAGVAGLLASQGRSASNIRAAIENTADPISGTGTYYSKGRVNAADAVRY; via the coding sequence ATGATTAAGAAGATTGCCACGATGGCAGCGGTTTTACCATTAGTAGTTTCACTTGCAACACCAGCGGCAGCTGCAAAAAGTACAGAGGTGAAAGCAAGCGTTACACCTCAAGAAATTATCGTAAAATTTAAAGACAGCGTGTCAGAGTCAAAAGTAAAGTCGCTAGCAGTAAAAGGAAAAGATGAAGTAAAAGAAAAAGGCTCTAAGTTTCATGTAATCAAAGTAAAAGACGGAAACGTAGATGCAGCCATTGCAGAATATGAAGCGAGTGGAGATGTAGAGTATGCAGAGCCAAACTATACATACCATGCGAGTTGGACTCCAAATGACACGTATTTCTCAAACGGAGTACAATATGCACCTCAAAAAGTAAGTGCTCAATCAGCTTGGGACATCACACGCGGTTCATCTACTACAAAAATAGCAATCATTGATACAGGTGTTGATTACAATCACCCTGATCTAGCTGGAAAAGTCATTAAAGGGTATGACTATGTAAGTGATGATTGGGATCCAATGGATCAGAACGACCACGGAACACATGCTGCTGGTATCGCAGCAGCTGCAACGAATAACGCTAGAGGTATCGCAGGTATGGCACCAAACGTATCTATCTATGCTGTACGTGTACTTGATGCGAATGGAAGCGGATCTCTTGATGATGTTGCGAACGGAATCTACCATGCTGTAGATAACGGAGCAAAAGTAGTTTCACTTAGCCTTGGCGGACCTGGATCTGCTACTTCATTACAAAATGCTGTAAACTATGCGGTTTCTAAAGGAGTAGTTGTAGTTGCTGCAGCTGGTAACGAAAATACTTCTGCACCTAGCTATCCAGCTTACTATTCTGGTGCGATTGCAGTAGCTGCAACTGACCGTAATGACCTTCGTGCTTCATTCTCTAACTATGGATCTTGGGTTGATGTTGCTGCTCCTGGTGTAGACATCGCTTCTACTGTACGTAATGGTGGATATGCTTACATGTCTGGTACATCAATGGCTTGTCCTCTAGTAGCGGGTGTAGCAGGGTTACTTGCTTCACAAGGAAGAAGTGCTTCTAACATCCGTGCTGCTATCGAGAACACAGCAGATCCTATCTCAGGAACAGGGACTTACTACTCTAAAGGTCGTGTAAACGCAGCAGACGCAGTACGTTACTAA
- a CDS encoding peroxiredoxin family protein, translating to MIQTGDTAPDFTIKSENGESFSLHNHLEKDDRFHLLVFFRGEWCPVCNDQLKELEQNIETFNELNTHILAISTDEEQNLKKMKEKHALSFPVFSDIERVAGEPYGVQYHNGKLYDDHGEHGEPALFLIDDQKRVVYFDIQTGPFGRPTAEDLRKTIKYIKKTLR from the coding sequence ATGATACAAACAGGAGACACAGCACCAGACTTTACGATTAAATCTGAAAATGGAGAATCTTTCTCACTTCATAACCACCTTGAAAAAGATGATCGCTTTCACTTACTTGTCTTTTTTAGAGGAGAATGGTGCCCCGTATGTAACGATCAATTGAAAGAGTTAGAGCAAAATATTGAAACATTTAATGAGTTAAATACTCACATCTTAGCGATTTCTACTGATGAAGAACAAAATTTGAAGAAGATGAAAGAAAAACATGCTCTTTCTTTTCCGGTCTTTAGCGATATAGAACGAGTTGCAGGAGAACCTTATGGCGTCCAGTACCACAACGGAAAACTATATGACGATCATGGTGAACATGGAGAACCAGCATTATTTTTAATAGATGATCAAAAACGAGTCGTCTATTTTGATATTCAAACAGGACCGTTTGGAAGACCTACAGCTGAAGATTTAAGAAAGACAATCAAATATATTAAAAAAACGTTAAGATAA
- a CDS encoding hotdog fold thioesterase, producing MKTKRDDRDVHIQYKEDIKEKLQNDTFAKWLGIELLEVGPGKAEAQMTITDNMLNAHGTAHGAALFAIADFVFAVACNSYGKTSVGLSVNIGYLAACQSGDKITARAIEIKRNHRTSWYEVRVENDTELVAHVSALSYRKNEYFVGTEG from the coding sequence ATGAAAACAAAAAGAGACGATCGTGATGTCCATATTCAGTATAAAGAGGATATTAAGGAAAAGCTTCAAAATGACACTTTTGCAAAATGGTTAGGTATCGAATTACTAGAGGTTGGCCCTGGTAAAGCAGAAGCACAAATGACAATCACTGATAATATGCTAAATGCGCATGGAACAGCCCATGGAGCGGCATTATTTGCCATTGCAGATTTTGTCTTTGCTGTAGCATGTAATTCCTATGGAAAAACATCTGTCGGACTTTCAGTAAATATTGGGTATCTTGCTGCATGTCAAAGTGGTGATAAAATTACGGCAAGAGCTATAGAGATTAAACGTAATCATAGAACTTCTTGGTATGAAGTGAGAGTGGAAAATGATACAGAGCTTGTTGCTCATGTAAGTGCTTTATCTTATCGTAAGAATGAATATTTTGTAGGAACAGAAGGTTAA